A DNA window from Bacillus sp. SM2101 contains the following coding sequences:
- a CDS encoding N-acetylmuramoyl-L-alanine amidase, with protein MGKKLSLWILMLCFSTFFLGAQVNAESDLRATQNTEPMTQVDPEDPPEDEGGEETDDPVDEEEQEKDEESDEDAENNEESDEETAANDEENPEGSDEEEPEGNSDDEDADEVATEDDPTDDPENEGEPSDEENNDQSDDTDQPTFEDFIDQDQVFIDINNDYWAMPNIHYLVSLEIISGYTLENDDKQFLPENNVTRAQAAKMIIEALGESQLEVVDATFTDVPTNHWASGYIEKAVQLGVISGYGDKYQPNDTLKRSQMSKIITEAFSLQQTQAQQQIDAVFTDVDANYWASNYISALYYQGISNGSNNQFKPEKAVSRAEFSVFLSRTLNENFRMTVPKPEPEPAPDPDSETGELKGVVTVETTLNVRQSPSTESEVVGKLLNGEIVDVMDLNGNWAHIQFNNETGYVHKTYLKLLSTDKGNMIENRIIVIDAGHGGKDPGTSGYDEQEKNINLKVAKLVEQRLTELGAHVVMTRDDDTKLELQDRVDIAKENYADIFVSIHTNSASNNDANGTETYYNTSTNENGAESKLLASAIQSEIVKIVGSADRGIKDNELYVVKHNDIPSVLVELGFLSNEVDAELLLDDNVLVKYADGIVSGIQLYYQLF; from the coding sequence GTGGGGAAAAAACTATCTTTATGGATTTTAATGCTTTGCTTCTCTACATTTTTCCTCGGTGCTCAAGTCAATGCAGAGTCCGATCTTCGTGCGACTCAAAACACAGAGCCTATGACACAGGTTGATCCTGAAGATCCACCAGAGGACGAAGGGGGAGAAGAAACGGACGATCCTGTTGATGAGGAAGAGCAAGAAAAGGATGAAGAATCCGATGAGGACGCAGAGAATAATGAAGAATCTGACGAGGAAACAGCAGCAAATGATGAAGAAAATCCAGAAGGTTCTGATGAGGAAGAACCGGAAGGAAATAGTGATGATGAGGATGCAGATGAAGTAGCCACTGAGGATGATCCAACGGACGATCCAGAAAATGAAGGGGAACCTTCTGATGAAGAAAACAATGATCAGTCCGATGACACTGACCAGCCAACTTTTGAAGATTTCATTGATCAAGATCAAGTGTTTATCGATATTAATAATGACTATTGGGCTATGCCAAACATTCATTACTTAGTATCATTAGAGATTATCTCAGGCTATACTTTAGAAAACGATGACAAGCAATTTTTGCCAGAAAACAACGTAACCCGGGCACAGGCAGCTAAAATGATTATTGAAGCGTTAGGAGAAAGCCAGCTTGAGGTAGTAGATGCAACCTTTACTGATGTACCAACGAATCATTGGGCATCAGGGTATATCGAAAAGGCTGTGCAGCTTGGTGTTATTTCAGGATACGGTGATAAATATCAACCAAATGACACGTTGAAAAGGTCACAGATGAGTAAGATTATTACAGAGGCTTTTTCTCTACAGCAAACACAAGCGCAGCAACAAATCGATGCAGTATTTACGGACGTAGACGCTAATTATTGGGCATCTAATTACATATCGGCATTGTATTATCAAGGGATTTCAAACGGAAGTAATAATCAATTTAAACCGGAGAAAGCTGTGTCAAGAGCTGAGTTTTCGGTGTTCTTATCTAGAACATTAAATGAAAACTTTCGAATGACAGTCCCAAAACCAGAGCCAGAGCCAGCTCCAGACCCTGATAGTGAAACTGGAGAGTTAAAAGGTGTCGTTACTGTTGAGACCACATTAAATGTTCGTCAGTCGCCATCAACAGAAAGTGAAGTGGTTGGCAAGCTGTTGAATGGAGAAATCGTTGATGTAATGGACTTAAATGGCAATTGGGCACATATTCAATTTAACAATGAAACTGGATATGTACACAAAACATATTTGAAGCTGTTATCAACTGATAAAGGTAACATGATCGAAAATCGCATTATCGTCATTGATGCTGGACACGGTGGGAAAGATCCAGGAACGTCTGGCTATGATGAACAAGAAAAAAATATAAATCTTAAAGTTGCTAAATTAGTTGAGCAAAGACTTACCGAATTAGGGGCTCACGTCGTTATGACGAGAGATGATGATACGAAGCTAGAGCTTCAGGATCGCGTTGATATAGCGAAAGAAAATTATGCAGATATATTTGTTAGTATTCACACGAATTCGGCGTCCAATAACGATGCGAATGGTACTGAAACTTACTATAATACTTCTACGAATGAAAATGGAGCGGAAAGCAAGCTATTAGCTAGTGCTATACAATCTGAAATTGTGAAAATAGTTGGATCGGCTGATCGTGGTATTAAGGACAATGAATTGTATGTAGTTAAGCATAATGATATCCCAAGCGTTCTCGTTGAGCTGGGTTTTCTCTCAAACGAAGTAGATGCTGAATTGCTACTTGATGATAATGTTTTAGTGAAGTATGCAGATGGAATTGTTTCAGGAATTCAGTTATATTATCAATTATTTTAA